One Phaseolus vulgaris cultivar G19833 chromosome 4, P. vulgaris v2.0, whole genome shotgun sequence DNA window includes the following coding sequences:
- the LOC137837641 gene encoding remorin-like translates to MTEQQPKTVESESAAPAAPSSQAPAEPEPVPVPVPEAPKDVAEEKSVIPVPSSDEKPDESKALVLVEKTQEVAEVKPTEGSVNRDAVLARVATEKRLSLIKAWEESEKSKAENKAHKKLSAISAWENSKKASVEAELKKIEEQLEKKKAEYAEKIKNKIATIHKEAEEKRAIIEAKKGEDLLNAEETAAKYRATGTAPKKLLGCF, encoded by the exons ATGACAGAACAGCAACCTAAAACGGTAGAGTCAGAGTCAGCAGCACCTGCTGCTCCTTCTTCACAGGCCCCAGCTGAGCCTGAGCCTGTTCCTGTTCCTGTTCCTGAGGCTCCAAAGGATGTGGCTGAGGAGAAATCTGTGATTCCAGTGCCCTCTTCTGATGAAAAGCCTGATGAGTCCAAGGCTCTTGTCTTGGTTGAGA AGACTCAAGAAGTTGCTGAAGTGAAACCTACTGAGGGTTCTGTAAACAGAG ATGCGGTGCTTGCAAGAGTTGCAACTGAGAAGAGGTTATCACTAATCAAAGCATGGGAAGAAAGTGAAAAATCAAAAGCTGAAAACAA GGCACATAAAAAGCTTTCAGCCATTTCAGCATGGGAAAACAGCAAGAAGGCTTCAGTGGAGGCAGAACTAAAAAAGATTGAA GAACAATTGGAGAAGAAAAAAGCAGAATATGcagaaaaaataaagaacaaaatagCTACAATTCACAAGGAAGCTGAAGAGAAAAGAGCAATAATTGAGGCAAAGAAAGGGGAAGATCTTCTAAATGCAGAGGAGACAGCTGCAAAGTATAGAGCAACTGGAACAGCTCCAAAGAAACTCCTAGGCTGTTTCTGA
- the LOC137837642 gene encoding transmembrane ascorbate ferrireductase 1-like, producing the protein MLTSEKDKNMVLGKHDGVLPLTFVVHLLAIPPILMVLVWSIHFRGGFSFNSSNKSLIFNIHPVLMLIGIIIIGGEAIVSYKSLPLKKKSKKLIHLVLHGMALILGIIGIYAVFKFHNESGIVNLYSLHSWLGIGVIVLYGVQWLFGFVMFICHGGNSSLRSSTVHWHVKMGLFVYLLGVATASLGFLEKLTFLQSSGLPKHSSEAILVNFTAILTIFYAAFVVLSAVSPSSRT; encoded by the exons ATGCTCACTTCAGAGAAAGACAAAAATATGGTGTTGGGAAAGCATGATGGTGTTCTTCCATTAACTTTTGTGGTTCACTTACTAGCAATTCCTCCCATTCTCATGGTTTTGGTTTGGAGCATACACTTCAGGGGTGGCTTCTCTTTCAACTCTTCCAACAAATCTCTCATCTTCAAT ATTCATCCTGTTCTTATGCTAATTGGAATAATAATTATTGGAGGTGAAG CCATTGTAAGTTACAAATCTCTTCCTTTGAAGAAAAAAAGCAAGAAATTGATACATCTTGTTCTACATGGCATGGCACTAATACTTGGAATAATTGGAATTTATGCTGTCTTCAAGTTTCATAATGAAAGTGGGATTGTCAATCTCTACAGTTTGCATTCATGGCTTGGAATTGGGGTTATAGTTCTCTACGGTGTTCAG TGGTTATTTGGGTTTGTGATGTTTATCTGTCATGGAGGGAATTCATCCCTGAGAAGCAGCACAGTTCATTGGCATGTGAAAATGGGGCTCTTTGTGTATCTCTTGGGTGTTGCAACTGCTTCTCTAGGGTTTCTAGAGAAGCTTACTTTTCTGCAGAGTTCAGGATTGCCAAAACATTCCTCTGAAGCCATTCTTGTCAACTTCACTGCCATTCTCACTATCTTCTATGCTGCCTTTGTTGTTCTTTCTGCTGTCTCACCCTCCTCAAGAACATGA